The Pseudomonas asiatica genome has a segment encoding these proteins:
- a CDS encoding nitrilase-related carbon-nitrogen hydrolase codes for MRKLLASALALVMIAALCGYGFWTQQRPEGHYLSDLRIELALNHGVPGEHGNLLGVEPLLYPGDYQNLQRLHRKLAAYLEQARTQGLVSPRTVVVLPEHIGTWLWARGEKNELYQVTQSSEALQWLELSNPLRYGLAMLRADGDDWRADAHLRMKAEQMAADYQQLFGGLAKEFNVTLVAGSIVLPAPYVKQGVLHAGSGPLFNSSVVFAGDGSLLGQPQRQQFPDSEMRRYVHDGRQHPLQVLQTPAGRLGVLVGSDSWYPENHQQLARQAVQLIANPVFLSGKGSWQAPWRGNRHQDASAGLALQRGEVSEQAAWQRLTEAAGAGVSSMSVFMRGQFWEQGSDGQGFAHQAGELLAGTPSPGARLLNLWL; via the coding sequence ATGCGAAAACTCCTGGCAAGCGCCCTGGCGCTGGTGATGATCGCCGCCCTCTGCGGCTACGGTTTCTGGACCCAGCAGCGCCCGGAAGGCCACTACCTGTCCGACCTGCGCATCGAACTGGCACTGAACCACGGCGTGCCGGGCGAGCACGGCAACCTGCTCGGCGTCGAACCGCTGCTCTACCCGGGCGACTACCAGAACCTGCAACGCCTGCACCGCAAGCTCGCGGCCTACCTGGAGCAGGCACGTACCCAAGGGCTTGTCAGCCCGCGTACGGTGGTGGTGCTACCAGAGCACATCGGTACCTGGCTGTGGGCACGCGGAGAAAAGAACGAGCTGTACCAGGTCACGCAAAGCAGCGAAGCCCTGCAATGGCTGGAACTGAGCAACCCGCTGCGCTATGGCCTGGCCATGCTCCGTGCCGACGGGGACGACTGGCGCGCCGACGCGCACCTGCGCATGAAAGCCGAGCAGATGGCTGCGGACTACCAGCAACTGTTCGGTGGCCTGGCCAAGGAGTTCAACGTCACCCTGGTAGCCGGCTCCATCGTGCTGCCCGCCCCCTACGTGAAACAGGGTGTGCTGCATGCCGGTAGCGGCCCGCTGTTCAACAGCAGCGTGGTGTTCGCCGGTGACGGCTCGCTGCTGGGCCAACCGCAACGCCAGCAGTTCCCCGACAGCGAAATGCGCCGCTATGTACACGATGGCCGCCAGCACCCGCTGCAAGTATTGCAAACCCCTGCGGGGCGCCTGGGCGTGCTGGTGGGCAGTGACAGCTGGTACCCGGAAAACCACCAGCAACTGGCACGACAGGCGGTACAACTGATCGCCAACCCGGTATTCCTCAGCGGCAAGGGCAGCTGGCAAGCGCCCTGGCGCGGCAATCGCCACCAGGATGCCAGCGCCGGGCTGGCCTTGCAGCGCGGCGAAGTCAGCGAACAGGCGGCCTGGCAGCGCCTGACCGAAGCGGCCGGGGCCGGCGTCAGCAGCATGAGCGTGTTCATGCGTGG
- a CDS encoding NADPH-dependent 2,4-dienoyl-CoA reductase, giving the protein MAADRYPHLLAPLDLGFTTLRNRTLMGSMHTGLEERPGGFERMAAYFAERARGGVGLMVTGGIAPNDEGGVYSGAAKLSTEEEADKHRIVTEAVHAAGGKICLQILHAGRYAYSPRQVAPSAIQAPINPFKPKELDEAGIEKQIADFVNCAVLAQRAGYDGVEIMGSEGYFINQFLAAHTNHRTDRWGGSYENRMRLAVEIVSRVRGAVGPNFIIILRLSMLDLIEGGSTWDEIELLAKAIEQAGATLINTGIGWHEARIPTIATKVPRAAFSKVTAKLRGVVNIPLITTNRINTPEVAEAVLAEGDADMVSMARPFLADPDFVNKAAAGRGDEINTCIGCNQACLDHTFGGKLTSCLVNPRACHETELNYLPVRTVKRIAVVGAGPAGLAAATVAAERGHAVTLFDGASEIGGQFNVAKRVPGKEEFHETLRYFRNKVKSTGVDLRLNTRVDVQALVDGGYDEIILATGIAPRTPAIPGVEHAKVLSYLDVLLERKPVGKAVAVIGAGGIGFDVSEYLVHQGVATSLDREAFWREWGIDTHLQARGGVAGIKAEPHAPARQVYLLQRKKSKVGDGLGKTTGWIHRTGLKNKRVQMLNSVEYLGIDDAGLHIRVADGEPQVLAVDNVVICAGQEPLRELQDGLVAAGQSVHLIGGADVAAELDAKRAINQGSRLAAEL; this is encoded by the coding sequence ATGGCCGCCGACCGCTACCCGCACCTGCTCGCCCCGCTGGACCTGGGCTTCACCACCTTGCGCAACCGCACCCTGATGGGCTCGATGCACACCGGCCTCGAAGAGCGCCCGGGCGGCTTCGAGCGCATGGCGGCGTACTTTGCCGAGCGCGCCCGCGGTGGCGTCGGCCTGATGGTCACCGGCGGCATCGCGCCCAACGATGAGGGTGGGGTGTATTCCGGGGCGGCCAAGCTCAGCACCGAGGAAGAGGCCGACAAGCACCGCATCGTCACCGAGGCGGTACACGCTGCCGGCGGCAAGATCTGCCTGCAGATCCTGCATGCCGGGCGCTACGCCTACAGCCCGCGCCAGGTGGCGCCCAGCGCGATCCAGGCGCCAATCAACCCGTTCAAGCCCAAGGAACTGGACGAGGCGGGTATCGAGAAGCAGATCGCCGACTTCGTCAATTGCGCGGTGCTGGCCCAGCGCGCCGGTTACGACGGCGTCGAGATCATGGGTTCGGAAGGCTACTTCATCAACCAGTTCCTCGCCGCCCACACCAACCACCGCACCGACCGCTGGGGTGGCAGCTATGAAAACCGCATGCGCCTGGCGGTGGAGATCGTCAGCCGGGTGCGCGGTGCGGTCGGGCCGAACTTCATCATCATCTTGCGCCTGTCGATGCTCGACCTCATCGAGGGCGGCAGCACCTGGGACGAAATCGAGCTGCTGGCCAAGGCCATCGAGCAGGCCGGCGCGACCTTGATCAATACCGGCATCGGCTGGCACGAAGCGCGTATCCCGACCATTGCCACCAAGGTGCCGCGTGCGGCCTTCAGCAAGGTCACCGCCAAGCTGCGTGGCGTGGTGAACATTCCGCTGATCACCACCAACCGCATCAATACTCCGGAAGTGGCCGAGGCGGTGCTGGCCGAGGGCGATGCCGACATGGTCTCGATGGCACGGCCGTTCCTGGCCGACCCGGACTTCGTCAACAAGGCCGCTGCCGGCCGCGGCGACGAAATCAACACCTGCATCGGCTGCAACCAGGCCTGCCTGGACCATACCTTCGGCGGCAAGCTGACCAGTTGCCTGGTCAACCCGCGTGCCTGCCACGAGACCGAGCTCAACTACCTGCCCGTGCGCACCGTGAAGCGCATTGCCGTGGTCGGCGCTGGCCCGGCCGGCCTGGCGGCAGCCACGGTGGCGGCCGAGCGCGGCCACGCGGTAACCCTGTTCGATGGCGCCAGCGAGATCGGCGGGCAGTTCAATGTGGCCAAGCGGGTGCCGGGGAAAGAAGAGTTCCATGAAACCCTGCGTTACTTCCGCAACAAGGTCAAAAGCACGGGCGTGGACCTGCGCCTGAATACCCGGGTCGATGTGCAGGCCCTGGTGGACGGTGGCTACGACGAGATCATCCTGGCCACCGGCATCGCCCCGCGCACGCCGGCCATCCCCGGTGTCGAGCATGCCAAGGTGCTCAGCTACCTGGACGTGCTGCTCGAGCGCAAGCCGGTGGGCAAGGCTGTCGCGGTGATTGGTGCGGGTGGCATCGGTTTCGACGTTTCCGAGTACCTGGTGCATCAGGGCGTGGCTACCAGCCTGGACCGTGAGGCGTTCTGGAGGGAGTGGGGCATCGACACCCATCTGCAGGCACGCGGTGGCGTGGCCGGGATCAAGGCCGAGCCGCATGCCCCGGCGCGGCAGGTGTACCTGTTGCAGCGCAAGAAATCCAAGGTGGGTGACGGCCTGGGCAAGACCACCGGCTGGATTCACCGTACCGGGTTGAAGAACAAGCGGGTGCAGATGCTCAACAGCGTCGAGTACCTGGGTATCGACGATGCCGGCCTGCATATTCGCGTGGCCGATGGCGAGCCACAGGTGCTGGCGGTGGACAACGTGGTGATCTGTGCAGGGCAGGAGCCGCTGCGCGAACTGCAGGACGGGCTGGTGGCAGCGGGGCAGTCGGTGCACCTGATTGGTGGGGCCGATGTGGCGGCCGAGCTGGATGCCAAGCGGGCGATCAACCAAGGATCGAGATTGGCGGCTGAGCTCTGA
- a CDS encoding 1-aminocyclopropane-1-carboxylate deaminase/D-cysteine desulfhydrase — MLLDLPQPPLQPLILPWLQQAQVEAAILRLDLIDPLISGNKWFKLRHHLQQASASNAPGLISLGGNHSNHLHALAAAGKRFGFATAGLLRGHAQDTPTVRDLQALGMELHWLGYGGYRARNQAGFWEPWQARYPGWHCIPEGGGGLAGAQGCALIMQQARAQIASLGWSGYDAWWLAAGTGTTLAGLVMAEAGAHVVHGALAVPRDHGVPEAVATLAGAHGYQLHDACRGGFGKFDAELLAFIADCERHTGVPLEALYTGKALLALREQVEAGLFAPGTRLIVVHTGGLQGRRGYL, encoded by the coding sequence ATGCTCCTCGACCTCCCCCAACCCCCCCTGCAGCCCCTGATCCTGCCCTGGCTCCAACAAGCCCAGGTAGAAGCCGCCATCCTGCGCCTGGACCTGATCGACCCGCTGATCAGCGGCAACAAATGGTTCAAGCTACGCCACCACCTGCAACAGGCCAGCGCCAGCAATGCCCCGGGCCTGATCAGCCTCGGCGGCAACCATTCCAACCACCTGCACGCCCTGGCCGCTGCCGGCAAGCGCTTCGGCTTCGCCACCGCCGGCCTGCTGCGTGGCCACGCCCAGGACACGCCAACCGTGCGTGACCTGCAGGCGCTGGGCATGGAACTGCATTGGCTGGGCTATGGCGGCTATCGCGCACGAAACCAAGCGGGTTTCTGGGAACCCTGGCAGGCACGCTACCCGGGTTGGCACTGCATCCCCGAAGGGGGCGGCGGGCTGGCCGGTGCACAGGGCTGCGCGCTGATCATGCAGCAGGCGCGCGCGCAGATCGCGTCACTGGGCTGGTCGGGCTACGACGCCTGGTGGCTGGCTGCCGGAACGGGGACTACCCTGGCCGGCCTGGTAATGGCCGAGGCGGGCGCACATGTGGTGCATGGTGCATTGGCTGTACCCAGGGACCATGGTGTGCCGGAGGCGGTAGCGACACTGGCCGGCGCGCATGGCTACCAGCTGCACGACGCCTGCCGTGGCGGTTTCGGCAAGTTCGACGCGGAGCTGCTGGCGTTCATCGCCGATTGCGAGCGGCACACCGGCGTGCCGCTCGAAGCCCTCTACACCGGCAAGGCCCTGCTGGCCCTGCGTGAGCAGGTCGAAGCCGGGCTGTTCGCGCCCGGCACCCGCCTGATCGTGGTGCATACCGGCGGCCTGCAGGGCCGGCGCGGTTACTTGTAG
- a CDS encoding cytochrome b has protein sequence MVSSTPATHYARLSIALHWLMLVLLAAVYALIELRGLFPKDSVERNLMKDLHFMLGLSVFVLVWLRLAIRLSRPTPPIVPKPAAWQTGLAHLMHLALYLLMIILPLAGWLILSAADKPVPFFGLELPHLIGPNPDQAKFIKGWHERIGSWGYWLIGLHAVAGLYHHYVQRDNTLLRMLPYK, from the coding sequence ATGGTTTCATCCACCCCCGCGACCCATTACGCGCGCCTGTCCATCGCCCTGCACTGGCTGATGCTGGTGCTGCTGGCCGCTGTCTATGCCCTTATCGAACTGCGTGGCCTGTTCCCCAAGGACAGCGTCGAACGCAACCTGATGAAGGACCTGCACTTCATGCTCGGGCTCAGCGTGTTCGTGCTGGTCTGGTTGCGCCTGGCCATCCGCCTGAGCCGCCCGACTCCACCCATCGTGCCCAAACCTGCGGCCTGGCAGACCGGCCTCGCGCACCTGATGCACCTGGCGTTGTACCTGCTGATGATCATCCTGCCGCTGGCCGGCTGGCTGATCCTCAGCGCCGCCGACAAACCAGTGCCGTTCTTCGGCCTGGAGCTGCCGCACCTGATCGGCCCGAACCCGGACCAGGCCAAGTTCATCAAAGGCTGGCATGAACGCATCGGCAGCTGGGGCTACTGGCTGATCGGCCTGCACGCTGTGGCTGGGCTGTATCACCACTATGTGCAGCGCGACAACACGCTGCTGCGCATGCTGCCCTACAAGTAA
- a CDS encoding DUF1853 family protein translates to MMPFALLHDLPRQLRRPNVRDLAWALLSPPLLSAPPCPQRHPLAGSLWADQPQRLADWLRALDDDDRPLRDWLAQLGSRRLGHYYERLWQFALGQAPGIELLAANLAIREGGRTLGELDVVLRDRDGVHHLELAIKLYLGPEHPGHDPAAWLGPGCHDRLGSKLAHLARHQLPMSTGAHSREVLARLGVEQVQAHVWLGGYLFYPWPGHAQPPQGANPQHLRGRWLRRRDWVMGEGERWQPLQRHAWLAPARVEAQECWAVEQFAAWLHVLERQAPAQLLVRLAQEAGGAWQEAERVFLVADDWPHLPDV, encoded by the coding sequence ATGATGCCATTCGCCCTGCTCCACGACCTGCCCCGGCAGCTACGCCGCCCCAACGTGCGCGACCTGGCCTGGGCCCTGCTGTCGCCCCCGTTGCTCAGCGCCCCGCCCTGCCCCCAGCGCCACCCGCTGGCGGGCAGCCTGTGGGCGGACCAGCCACAGCGCCTGGCAGACTGGCTGCGGGCGCTGGATGACGATGACCGCCCATTGCGCGACTGGCTGGCGCAGCTGGGCAGCCGGCGCCTGGGGCACTACTACGAACGGCTGTGGCAATTCGCCCTGGGCCAGGCCCCGGGCATTGAACTACTGGCGGCCAACCTGGCGATTCGCGAAGGCGGGCGCACCCTGGGCGAGCTGGATGTGGTGCTGCGCGACCGCGACGGTGTGCACCACCTGGAACTGGCCATCAAGCTGTACCTGGGCCCGGAGCATCCCGGGCACGACCCCGCCGCCTGGCTGGGGCCGGGCTGCCATGACCGACTGGGAAGCAAACTGGCGCACCTGGCGCGGCACCAGCTGCCCATGTCGACAGGGGCGCACAGCCGCGAGGTGCTGGCCCGGCTGGGGGTGGAGCAGGTGCAGGCGCATGTGTGGCTGGGTGGCTATCTGTTCTACCCGTGGCCTGGGCATGCACAGCCACCACAGGGCGCCAACCCGCAGCACTTGCGCGGGCGCTGGCTGCGGCGGCGGGACTGGGTCATGGGCGAAGGTGAGCGATGGCAGCCGCTGCAACGGCATGCCTGGCTGGCGCCGGCGCGGGTCGAGGCGCAGGAGTGCTGGGCGGTGGAGCAGTTTGCGGCGTGGCTGCACGTGCTGGAGCGGCAGGCTCCGGCGCAGTTGCTGGTGAGGTTGGCGCAAGAGGCTGGCGGGGCGTGGCAGGAGGCTGAACGGGTGTTTCTGGTGGCTGATGATTGGCCGCATCTGCCCGATGTCTGA
- a CDS encoding NAD(+) kinase, which produces MEQFRNIGIIGRLGSSQVLDTIRRLKKFLLERHLHVILEDTIAEVLPGHGLQTSTRKLLGEVCDLVIVVGGDGSLLGAARALARHNIPVLGINRGNLGFLTDIRPDELEEKVAEVLDGHYLVENRFLLQAEVRRHNEAIGQGDALNDVVLHPGKSTRMIEFEIYIDGQFVCSQKADGLIVATPTGSTAYALSAGGPIMHPKLDAIVIVPMYPHTLSGRPIVVDGNSELKIVVSKDLQIYPQVSCDGQNHFTCAPGDTITVSKKPQKLRLIHPLDHNYYEVCRTKLGWGSRLGSRDD; this is translated from the coding sequence ATGGAGCAATTTCGCAATATCGGTATCATCGGCCGCCTTGGCAGCTCGCAGGTGCTCGACACCATTCGCCGACTGAAAAAATTCCTCCTCGAACGCCACCTGCACGTGATCCTCGAGGACACCATCGCCGAAGTGCTGCCCGGCCATGGCCTGCAAACCTCTACCCGCAAGCTGCTGGGCGAGGTCTGTGACCTGGTCATCGTGGTCGGCGGCGACGGCAGCCTGCTGGGCGCCGCCCGCGCCCTGGCCCGGCACAACATTCCGGTGCTGGGCATCAACCGTGGCAACCTGGGCTTCCTCACCGACATCCGCCCCGACGAGCTGGAAGAGAAGGTCGCCGAAGTGCTCGACGGCCACTACCTGGTGGAAAACCGCTTCCTGCTGCAGGCCGAGGTACGCCGCCACAACGAAGCCATCGGCCAGGGTGATGCGCTGAACGACGTGGTGCTGCACCCGGGCAAGTCGACGCGCATGATCGAATTCGAGATCTACATCGATGGCCAGTTCGTCTGCAGCCAGAAGGCCGACGGCCTGATCGTCGCCACCCCCACCGGCTCCACCGCCTACGCGCTGTCGGCCGGCGGCCCGATCATGCACCCCAAGCTCGACGCCATCGTCATCGTGCCGATGTACCCGCACACGCTGTCGGGCCGGCCGATCGTGGTCGACGGCAACAGCGAGCTGAAGATCGTGGTGTCCAAGGACCTGCAGATCTACCCGCAAGTATCCTGTGACGGCCAGAACCACTTCACCTGTGCCCCCGGCGACACCATCACGGTGAGCAAGAAACCGCAGAAGCTGCGCCTGATCCACCCGCTGGACCACAACTACTACGAGGTCTGCCGCACCAAGCTCGGCTGGGGCAGCCGCTTGGGAAGCAGGGACGACTGA
- a CDS encoding metallophosphoesterase → MLDPARSFDIIGDVHGCALTLERLLDALGYKRVAGVWRHPRRQALFLGDIVDRGPRIREALHIVHDMVEAGQAFCIMGNHEYNALGWVTPALPGSGKAFVREHTPRHARLIDETLTQFAHHPADWHDFVNWFYELPLFVDAGRFRLVHACWDPRLIEPLRQQYPDGRIDEHFIQASAVSGSFAATVCNRLLRGTDMRLPDGLTLTGGDGLTRAFFRTKFWEEDPQTYGDIVFQPDALPAEVASTPLSHSQKNALLRYAEDEPMLFVGHYWRSGRPAPIRANLACLDYSAVLYGKLAAYRLDDETRIDPHKFVWVDVDRPQANQ, encoded by the coding sequence ATGCTCGATCCGGCGCGTAGTTTCGACATCATCGGTGACGTGCACGGTTGTGCGCTGACCCTTGAACGCCTGCTCGACGCCCTTGGTTACAAGCGTGTGGCAGGCGTGTGGCGCCACCCGCGGCGCCAGGCGCTGTTCCTTGGCGACATCGTCGACCGCGGGCCACGCATTCGCGAGGCGCTGCACATCGTCCACGACATGGTCGAGGCCGGCCAGGCGTTCTGCATCATGGGCAACCACGAGTACAACGCGCTGGGCTGGGTTACCCCGGCACTACCTGGCAGCGGCAAGGCCTTCGTGCGCGAGCATACGCCGCGCCACGCCCGGTTGATCGACGAAACCCTGACCCAGTTTGCCCACCACCCCGCTGACTGGCACGACTTCGTCAACTGGTTCTACGAATTGCCGCTGTTCGTCGACGCCGGGCGCTTCCGCCTGGTGCATGCCTGCTGGGACCCGCGGCTGATCGAGCCACTGCGCCAGCAGTACCCCGACGGGCGCATCGACGAGCACTTCATCCAGGCTTCGGCGGTGAGCGGCAGCTTTGCCGCCACCGTGTGCAACCGCTTGCTGCGCGGCACCGACATGCGCCTGCCGGACGGCCTGACCCTCACCGGTGGAGACGGCCTGACCCGTGCCTTCTTCCGTACCAAGTTCTGGGAAGAAGACCCGCAAACCTACGGCGACATCGTGTTCCAGCCTGACGCCCTGCCCGCGGAAGTGGCCAGCACCCCGCTCAGTCACAGCCAGAAGAACGCCTTGCTGCGCTATGCCGAAGACGAGCCCATGCTGTTCGTCGGCCATTACTGGCGCAGCGGCCGCCCGGCGCCGATCCGCGCCAACCTGGCCTGCCTGGACTACAGCGCCGTGCTCTACGGCAAGCTGGCTGCCTACCGGCTGGATGATGAAACCCGCATCGACCCGCACAAGTTCGTCTGGGTCGATGTCGACCGCCCACAGGCCAACCAATGA
- a CDS encoding rhomboid family intramembrane serine protease codes for MNIIEVMRLPLSVDLSGFVHLLQRLQVPHRVSEEGDAQVLWAPDTLAADVRELYQRYPDGNADLPATTDPVGAGEPAKGPSLAEQARACKITTLTLLLCFIVAGLTGLGDNFTTISWFTFLDFRVQGDYLYFSPLAQSLDEGQWWRLVSPMLLHFGVLHLAMNSLWYWELGKRIELRQGPWALLGLTLLFSLVSNLAQHYSSGPSLFGGLSGVLYGLLGHIWLYQWLAPDRYFNLPKGVLVMMLIWLVVCMSGVIDTLGLGQIANAAHVGGLLIGCLTGLLGGALARRKLSA; via the coding sequence ATGAACATTATCGAAGTGATGCGCCTGCCGCTGTCGGTCGACCTCAGCGGCTTCGTTCACCTGCTGCAGCGCCTGCAGGTGCCGCACCGGGTCAGCGAGGAGGGCGATGCCCAGGTGCTCTGGGCCCCCGACACCCTGGCCGCAGACGTCCGCGAACTCTACCAGCGCTACCCCGACGGCAACGCCGACCTGCCAGCCACCACCGATCCTGTGGGAGCGGGCGAGCCCGCGAAAGGGCCCTCCCTGGCGGAACAGGCCCGCGCCTGCAAGATCACCACCCTGACCCTGCTGCTGTGCTTCATCGTCGCCGGCCTCACCGGCCTGGGCGACAACTTCACCACCATCAGCTGGTTCACCTTCCTCGATTTCCGCGTCCAGGGCGACTACCTGTACTTCAGCCCGCTGGCGCAAAGCCTGGACGAAGGCCAGTGGTGGCGCCTGGTATCGCCCATGCTGCTGCATTTCGGCGTGCTGCACCTGGCCATGAACAGCCTGTGGTACTGGGAACTGGGCAAACGCATCGAATTGCGCCAAGGCCCGTGGGCGCTGCTGGGCCTGACCCTGCTGTTCAGCCTGGTGTCCAACCTGGCCCAGCACTACAGCAGCGGGCCGAGCCTGTTCGGCGGCCTTTCCGGCGTGCTGTACGGCCTGCTCGGGCACATCTGGCTGTACCAGTGGCTGGCACCCGACCGTTACTTCAACCTGCCCAAGGGCGTGCTGGTGATGATGCTCATCTGGCTGGTGGTGTGCATGAGCGGCGTGATCGACACCCTGGGCCTTGGCCAGATCGCCAACGCCGCCCACGTCGGCGGGCTGCTCATCGGATGCCTGACCGGGCTCTTGGGTGGGGCGCTGGCCCGGCGTAAACTGTCGGCTTGA
- a CDS encoding YeaC family protein, with translation MSTFAQMIENITPEIYESLKLAVEIGKWSDGRKLTAEQKELSLQAVIAWEMKNLPEDQRTGYMGPQECASKSAPIANILFKSDSVH, from the coding sequence ATGTCCACTTTCGCGCAAATGATTGAAAACATCACCCCGGAAATCTACGAGAGCCTGAAACTGGCCGTGGAAATCGGCAAATGGTCGGATGGCCGCAAGCTCACTGCCGAGCAGAAAGAGCTGTCGCTGCAGGCGGTAATCGCCTGGGAGATGAAAAACCTGCCCGAAGACCAGCGTACCGGCTACATGGGCCCGCAGGAATGCGCCTCGAAGTCCGCGCCGATCGCCAACATTCTGTTCAAGTCGGACTCGGTACATTGA
- a CDS encoding DUF2797 domain-containing protein, giving the protein MIELARGSLSKMAVSLQAPVVQYSFRLDDTQVPVNPLIGQRLRLEYIGAIHCSHCGKRTKTSFSQGYCYPCMTKLAQCDVCIMAPEKCHYDAGTCREPSWGEQFCMTDHVVYLANSSGIKVGITRATQLPTRWLDQGASQALPIVRVATRQQSGLVEDLLRSQVPDRTNWRALLKGDAEELDLVAIREQVFDACADGLRELQGRFGLQAIQPLADAEVVQMKYPVEAYPSKIVSFNFDKDPVVEGTLLGIKGQYLIFDTGVINIRKYTAYQLAVLQ; this is encoded by the coding sequence TTGATCGAACTCGCTCGTGGCTCGTTGAGCAAGATGGCGGTAAGCCTGCAGGCGCCAGTGGTGCAGTACAGCTTCCGTCTGGATGACACGCAGGTGCCGGTCAACCCGCTGATCGGCCAGCGCCTGCGCCTTGAATACATCGGCGCCATTCACTGCAGCCATTGTGGCAAGCGCACCAAGACCAGCTTCAGCCAGGGTTACTGCTACCCGTGCATGACCAAACTGGCCCAGTGCGACGTGTGCATCATGGCCCCGGAAAAGTGCCACTACGACGCCGGCACCTGCCGCGAACCGTCGTGGGGCGAACAGTTCTGCATGACCGACCATGTGGTCTACCTGGCCAACTCGTCGGGGATCAAGGTCGGTATCACCCGGGCCACCCAGCTGCCCACCCGCTGGCTCGACCAGGGTGCCAGCCAGGCCCTGCCGATCGTGCGCGTGGCTACCCGCCAGCAGTCCGGCCTGGTCGAAGACCTGCTGCGCAGCCAGGTGCCGGACCGCACCAACTGGCGCGCCCTGCTCAAGGGCGATGCCGAGGAGCTCGACCTGGTCGCCATTCGTGAACAGGTGTTCGACGCCTGTGCCGATGGCCTGCGCGAGCTGCAAGGGCGCTTCGGCCTGCAGGCGATCCAGCCGCTGGCCGACGCCGAAGTGGTGCAGATGAAGTACCCGGTCGAGGCCTACCCATCGAAGATCGTCAGCTTCAACTTCGACAAGGACCCGGTAGTGGAAGGCACGCTGCTGGGCATCAAGGGCCAGTACCTGATCTTCGACACCGGTGTGATCAATATTCGCAAGTACACGGCCTACCAGTTGGCCGTGCTCCAGTAA